The proteins below come from a single Cannabis sativa cultivar Pink pepper isolate KNU-18-1 chromosome 3, ASM2916894v1, whole genome shotgun sequence genomic window:
- the LOC133035757 gene encoding nucleolar protein 56-like, whose protein sequence is MALYLLHEHAAGYGLFHAEGLDEIGQSIEAVRNSVSDLNRFGKVVQLIAFQPFESTIDALNQSNSISEGLMTDELRSFLELNLPKVKEGKKPKFSLGLSEPKLGSNIFESTKIPCQCNEFVLELIRGVRLHFDRFIKDLKPGDLDKAQLGLAHSYSRAKVKFNVNRVDNMVIQAIFLLDTLDKDINSFSMRVREWYSWHFPELVKIVNDNYLYARVTKFIEDKSKLSEDQIPELTDIVGDEDKAKEIVEAAKASMGQDLSPIDLINVHQFAQRVMDLSDYRRKLYDYLVTKMNDIAPNLASLIGEVVGARLISHAGSLTNLAKCPSSTLQILGAEKALFRALKTKGNTPKYGLIFHSSFIGRASAKNKGRMARYLANKCSIASRIDCFADTSTTTFGEKLREQVEERLDFYDKGVAPRKNIDVMKSAIESDQNKDAAMDTDEVPTAKKSKKKKSKDGEAMAVDEPATNGAADDSKSEKKKKKKDKRKVDDEVEEQVNGDLEDGTAKKKKKKSKSEDGEDSVAVSEKKKKKKKSKGGDE, encoded by the exons ATGGCGCTTTACCTTTTACACGAGCACGCCGCCGGTTATGGCCTCTTTCACGCTGAGGGACTCGATGAGATCGGTCAGAGTATTGAGGCCGTTCGGAACTCGGTCTCAGACTTGAACCGTTTTGGAAAGGTGGTTCAGCTTATAGCTTTTCAGCCATTCGAGTCGACCATTGATGCCCTCAACCAGTCTAACTCTATCTCTGAAG GGCTTATGACTGATGAGTTGAGAAGCTTTTTGGAACTTAATCTTCCAAAGGTCAAGGAAGGTAAAAAGCCAAAGTTCAGCTTAGGATTATCTGAACCAAAGCTTGGTTCAAACATTTTTGAATCTACTAAAATTCCTTGCCAATGTAATGAATTTGTTCTTGAGCTGATTCGAGGTGTGAGGTTGCATTTTGATAGGTTTATCAAGGACTTGAAG CCTGGTGACCTTGACAAGGCCCAGCTTGGTCTGGCACATAGTTACAGCAGGGCTAAAGTGAAATTCAATGTGAATAGAGTCGACAATATGGTCATTCAAGCTATCTTCCTATTGGATACTCTTGATAAAGATATCAATTCCTTCTCCATGAGAGTTAG GGAATGGTATTCCTGGCATTTTCCTGAGTTGGTGAAGATTGTCAATGACAACTATCTGTATGCCCGAGTCACCAAGTTTATTGAGGACAAGTCAAAGCTGTCAGAAGACCAAATCCCAGAATTAACTGATATAGTTGGAGATGAAGACAAGGCAAAGGAGATTGTTGAAGCTGCTAAGGCATCCATGG GACAAGATTTGTCTCCAATTGACTTGATTAATGTCCACCAATTTGCTCAGAGGGTCATGGACCTTTCTGACTACAGGagaaaattatatgattatctAGTTACTAAAATGAACGACATTGCACCCAATCTGGCCTCCTTAATTGGAGAAGTTGTTGGGGCTCGTTTGATTTCCCATGCTGGTAGCCTTACAAATTTGGCCAAGTGCCCTTCCTCAACCCTTCAAATTCTCGGTGCAGAGAAGGCTCTCTTCAG GGCATTGAAAACCAAAGGAAACACACCCAAGTATGGACTTATATTCCATTCATCTTTTATTGGCCGAGCTTCTGCCAAAAACAAGGGTCGAATGGCTCGTTATCTTGCAAACAAGTGTTCTATTGCATCCCGTATTGACTGTTTTGCTG ATACTAGTACAACTACTTTTGGAGAGAAATTGCGTGAACAAGTTGAGGAGCGTCTCGACTTTTATGACAAGGGTGTTGCACCAAGGAAAAACATTGATGTGATGAAATCTGCTAttgaaagtgatcaaaacaaag ATGCAGCGATGGATACAGATGAAGTGCCTACTGCAAAGAAAAGCAAGAAGAAGAAGTCCAAGGACGGTGAGGCCATGGCTGTAGATGAACCAGCTACAAATGGGGCTGCTGATGATTCCAAAtctgaaaagaagaagaagaagaaggataaGAGAAAGGTTGATGATGAGGTGGAGGAGCAAGTGAACGGTGATCTTGAAGATGGAACAgccaaaaagaagaagaagaagagtaaaAGTGAAGACGGAGAAGATTCTGTGGCTGTAAgcgaaaagaagaagaaaaagaagaagtcaAAGGGTGGAGATGAGTAA
- the LOC115711216 gene encoding beta-glucosidase 24-like produces MNIKRSDFPNDFAFGVATSAGQIEGSANKGGRTPSVWDTYAAIPGNIEDGSNPSTAIDSYNRYKEDIEYIKELGTNYYRFSISWTRILPKGSLRGGVNKEGIDHYNNLIDELISNGITPFVTILHFDTPQALENRYGGFLNGSIVDDFKDYCELLFKTYGDRVKNWITINEPFVVALGYDIGLAPTSRCSLPPPIGPCKAGNSSIEPYIVAHNLILAHARAAKLYKKKYQALQGGQIGITLVGEFIESLNPECLEDKAAAERYVDFLLGWFVEPLVFGEYPLTMRTIVEERLPTFTSKDKNLVKGSVDFIGLNYYTSKYGTNAKPMEPTHYLGDFSVKTSVEKNGIPIGPKATGTNNIYSYPQGLQKLLEFMSQKYQNITIYITENGIPEASVPDRHLEDYVNDDYRIMFILQHLYYVNQAIKNGVNVKGYFYWSLFDSFEGEHGYNTRFGLFFIDYNNNYKRIPKKSAKWLHCFLKHNITQPSTLLEESSMFGSNTTQKNNESPNGTLTTAAVSIIGTFIGFFALFVLPTFCETEEQLMMNQSSFN; encoded by the exons ATGAACATTAAGAGATCTGACTTTCCCAATGATTTTGCATTTGGAGTTGCTACTTCTGCTGGACAG ATAGAAGGATCAGCAAATAAaggtggaagaacaccaagtgTTTGGGACACCTATGCTGCAATCCCAG GTAACATTGAAGATGGAAGTAACCCTTCTACAGCTATAGATTCTTATAATAGATACAAG gAAGATATAGAGTACATTAAAGAGCTTGGAACTAATTACTATCGGTTTTCCATCTCATGGACCCGGATTTTGCCTA AGGGTTCACTAAGAGGTGGAGTAAACAAAGAAGGCATTGATCACTACAACAATCTAATTGATGAATTGATTAGTAATG GCATTACACCCTTTGTGACAATATTACACTTTGACACCCCACAAGCTCTAGAGAACAGATATGGAGGCTTCTTGAATGGTTCAATTGT GGATGATTTCAAGGACTATTGTGAACTTTTGTTCAAAACATATGGAGATAGAGTAAAAAATTGGATCACAATAAATGAACCATTTGTGGTTGCACTTGGATATGACATAGGGCTAGCACCTACTAGTAGATGCTCATTGCCACCACCCATTGGTCCATGTAAGGCTGGTAACTCATCCATAGAACCTTACATTGTTGCCCATAATCTCATCCTTGCTCATGCTAGAGCTGCTAAGCTCTACAAAAAGAAGTATCAA GCTCTACAAGGTGGCCAAATTGGAATCACCCTTGTTGGAGAATTTATAGAGTCTTTAAATCCTGAATGTTTGGAAGATAAAGCGGCGGCAGAAAGATATGTGGATTTTCTCCTTGGATG GTTTGTGGAACCATTGGTATTTGGAGAATATCCATTAACAATGAGAACGATAGTAGAAGAGAGATTGCCCACTTTCACTTCAAAAGATAAAAACTTGGTTAAGGGATCTGTTGATTTTATTGGGTTGAACTACTATACCTCAAAATATGGTACTAATGCAAAACCCATGGAACCAACCCACTACCTAGGTGACTTTTCAGTAAAGACTTCAG TTGAGAAAAATGGAATTCCAATTGGTCCAaag GCTACAGGAACTAACAATATTTATAGTTACCCTCAAGGGTTGCAGAAACTTTTGGAGTTCATGAGTCAAAAGTATCAAAATATCACTATTTACATCACTGAAAATG GAATTCCTGAGGCAAGTGTTCCAGATCGCCATTTGGAGGATTATGTCAATGATGACTATCGAATTATGTTCATTCTTCAACATCTATACTATGTCAACCAAGCTATCAA GAATGGAGTAAATGTGAAAGGCTACTTCTACTGGTCTTTATTTGATAGCTTTGAAGGAGAACATGGGTATAACACAAGATTTgggttattttttattgattacAACAATAACTACAAACGCATTCCCAAAAAGTCTGCTAAATGGTTACATTGTTTCCTCAAACACAACATAACCCAACCTTCAACACTCTTAGAAGAATCTTCCATGTTTGGTAGCAACACCACCCAGAAGAACAATGAATCCCCTAATGGTACCCTTACAACGGCTGCTGTTTCCATTATCGGTACCTTCATCGGCTTCTTCGCCTTGTTTGTGCTCCCTACTTTTTGTGAGACGGAAGAACAACTAATGATGAACCAATCTTCATTTAACTAA
- the LOC133035758 gene encoding transcription termination factor MTERF8, chloroplastic-like, whose product MLRRLLCNKLTLIDSRLSPSTHGFHLFNYFLRPMSEIPNSADPQNFTASYLQNSCGFTRNSAISISKKLNIGNPERADSNLELFRAHGLTQTHIKKIIATRPALLLADLEDKLRLNMKLLESLGLSGARLGKLLCKEPRLLLSDMVDSVDFFRARGFSNKQISVLAMKRPTVLLFNVNDILKPKLDFFKSKGFTDGDVAKLLSFEPYILGRSLENHIIPSFQILSRVFSTDEEIVKVVKAGHWILEYNLEKTFEKNLLILKSHGVPDPIILRMFTIHSRTLLLNPPKVMEILDEVVKLGFDPNTVHFALAFRSMAVISKKLWEQKMKVYKSFGLSEDQVYSAFKIQPMCMLTSEKKIIKLMNFFINKLNIEPSLICKNPSILILSLEKRIIPRSLVLQLLISTGFLKEGIKFISYFKMTEKYFVEKVVKKHQHVLPDIVKVYESKKDFQVFPIISKA is encoded by the coding sequence ATGCTTCGTCGTTTACTTTGCAATAAACTCACTCTTATAGATTCCAGGCTATCCCCCTCTACCCATGGCTTCCATTTATTCAATTACTTTCTCAGACCCATGTCAGAAATTCCAAATTCAGCAGACCCACAAAATTTTACAGCCTCTTACCTTCAAAACTCATGCGGGTTTACCCGGAATTCCGCCATTTCAATTTCGAAAAAGCTAAACATTGGAAACCCTGAAAGAGCTGATTCGAATTTGGAGCTGTTTAGAGCTCACGGGTTAACTCAGACCCACATCAAAAAGATTATAGCTACTCGTCCTGCATTGCTTTTGGCTGACTTAGAAGATAAGCTTAGGCTTAATATGAAGTTGTTGGAGTCATTGGGGCTGTCTGGAGCAAGACTTGGTAAATTGCTTTGCAAAGAGCCACGCCTACTCCTAAGTGACATGGTTGACTCAGTTGACTTCTTTAGAGCTCGGGGTTTCAGCAATAAGCAAATTTCAGTTTTGGCTATGAAGCGTCCAACAGTGCTTTTGTTCAATGTGAACGACATACTTAAGCCAAAGCTGGATTTTTTCAAGTCTAAGGGCTTTACAGATGGGGATGTTGCAAAGCTTTtgtcttttgagccttatattCTTGGAAGGAGCTTGGAGAATCATATCATTCCTTCTTTTCAAATTCTTAGTAGGGTTTTCAGTACTGATGAGGAGATTGTAAAGGTTGTAAAAGCAGGGCACTGGATACTTGAATACAATTTGGAAAAGACTTTTGAGAAAAACTTGTTGATTCTGAAGAGCCATGGTGTTCCTGATCCTATAATTTTGAGAATGTTCACTATTCATTCAAGAACATTGCTTTTGAATCCTCCAAAGGTTATGGAGATACTTGATGAGGTAGTGAAGTTGGGTTTTGATCCCAATACTGTGCATTTTGCTCTCGCTTTTCGTTCTATGGCTGTGATAAGTAAGAAACTATGGGAGCAGAAGATGAAAGTTTACAAAAGTTTTGGTTTGTCAGAAGATCAAGTCTATTCAGCCTTTAAGATTCAACCCATGTGTATGCTTacatcagagaagaagatcataaaattaatgaatttcttcattaacaaattgaataTAGAGCCTTCACTCATTTGCAAGAATCCAAGTATATTGATACTTAGCTTGGAGAAGAGAATTATTCCAAGGAGTTTAGTTTTGCAACTTCTGATCTCAACAGGTTTTTTAAAGGAAGGTATCAAGTTTAtttcttatttcaaaatgaCTGAAAAGTATTTTGTTGAGAAGGTGGTAAAAAAGCATCAGCATGTTCTTCCTGACATTGTTAAGGTTTATGAAAGCAAGAAAGATTTTCAAGTGTTTCCCATTATCTCTAAGGCATAA
- the LOC115710217 gene encoding adenylate kinase 4, translating into MATPGLEDVPSLDLMTELLRRMKCSTKPDKRLILIGPPGSGKGTQSPIIKDEYCLCHLATGDMLRAAVAAKTPLGVKAKEAMDKGELVSDDLVVGIIDEAMKKPSCQKGFILDGFPRTVVQAQKLDEMLEKQGSKVDKVLNFAIDDAVLEERITGRWIHPSSGRTYHTKFAPPKAFGVDDVTGEPLIQRKDDTAAVLKSRLEAFHKQTEPVIDYYAHKGLVANLPAEKPPKEVTTEVQKVLSS; encoded by the exons ATGGCCACCCCAGGCTTGGAAGACGTCCCTTCACTTGATCTCATGACCGAGCTCCTTCGACGTATGAAGTGCTCTACCAAGCCAGACAAGCGCCTCATTCTTATCG GTCCACCTGGCTCGGGAAAAGGTACTCAATCACCAATTATTAAGGACGAGTACTGTTTATGTCACTTGGCTACTGGTGATATGTTGAGAGCCGCAGTGGCTGCGAAGACTCCTCTTGGGGTAAAGGCTAAAGAGGCTATGGATAAG GGTGAGCTTGTTTCTGATGATTTGGTTGTTGGCATCATCGATGAGGCAATGAAGAAGCCTTCATGCCAGAAAGGTTTCATTTTGGATGGATTTCCTAGGACTGTAGTCCAAGCACAGAAG CTCGATGAGATGCTGGAGAAGCAGGGCTCCAAAGTGGATAAGGTTCTTAACTTTGCAATTGATGATGCGGTTTTGGAGGAGAGGATTACTGGTCGTTGGATACACCCTTCTAGCGGCCGGACCTATCACACTAAGTTTGCACCACCCAAGGCTTTCGGTGTTGATGAT GTCACTGGAGAACCTTTGATTCAACGGAAAGACGATACAGCAGCTGTACTGAAGTCAAGGTTGGAGGCGTTTCACAAGCAAACAGAACCG GTTATTGACTACTACGCCCATAAGGGACTTGTGGCCAATCTTCCTGCAGAGAAACCCCCCAAGGAGGTCACAACTGAAGTTCAGAAAGTACTCTCTTCGTGA
- the LOC133036097 gene encoding uncharacterized protein LOC133036097, which produces MSSSLGNHCDALFTCKYAKKVWTYSTLSFDWHACSSMKNGDYLLYLHSIHSKSEMEQIFCTLWSIWSERNKVVHGQRQKPARDLASHVHTYCQNFLAATTKYHPVASQAQNVATSTNVNNNVLGVGALIRDSNGLVKAALSMPAIGNFSSHEMEANALFHSLNWTLQHDLPVSHIETDALMVVNALKAPFNSISTFHDLIVDVSCLLSFFPNVTISHVKRTANVVVHGLAKFALGVDETLSPSSPPRVILIQVRWTVVRPQPRWTEEGMIEVGETKVFD; this is translated from the exons ATGTCGTCAAGCTTAGGAAACCATTGCGATGCACTTTTCACTTGTAAGTATGCCAAGAAGGTGTGGACTTACTCAACGCTTTCTTTCGACTGGCATGCTTGCTCTTCAATGAAAAACGGTGATTACTTACTGTATCTCCATTCAATTCATTCTAAATCTGAAATGGAACAAATATTTTGTACGCTGTGGTCGATTTGGAGTGAAAGGAACAAAGTTGTGCATGGACAAAGACAGAAACCAGCAAGAGATTTAGCCTCACATGTTCACACCTACTGCCAGAATTTTCTTGCTGCAACCACAAAGTACCATCCTGTTGCTTCTCAAGCCCAAAACGTAGCCACCTCCACAA ACGTCAACAACAATGTGCTGGGAGTAGGTGCTTTAATTCGTGATTCAAATGGTCTTGTTAAGGCTGCTCTTTCAATGCCAGCTATTGGGAATTTTTCTTCCCATGAAATGGAGGCCAACGCACTTTTCCATAGCCTTAATTGGACATTACAACACGATCTCCCAGTTTCACACATTGAGACGGACGCACTTATGGTTGTTAATGCATTGAAAGCTCCCTTCAATTCAATTTCTACTTTTCATGATCTGATTGTTGATGTTTCTTGTCTTTTGTCCTTTTTCCCTAATGTAACTATTTCTCATGTCAAGCGtacagctaatgtggttgttcaTGGCTTGGCTAAGTTTGCGTTAGGGGTGGATGAGACTT TATCTCCTTCTTCCCCTCCTCGCGTCATCTTGATCCAAGTCCGATGGACAGTCGTTCGTCCACAACCAAGATGGACTGAAGAAGGAATGATTGAGGTTGGTGAAACCAAAGTTTTCGATTGA